The genome window AGGGGACATTTTAGCATTGCAGTTAACGGGGACATTTTCCCTTTGCTAACACATCTTCACTTGAACCTTGTTGCGGGCAGTCAGCCTGCGCGAGTATAGTCCGTGGATTCTTCCGGCTTCCAGACTGTCTGCGGTTCATCCCGACGTGCGTGGGGAACACGTAAAAATAGCACATGACTTCTACTCCGGGTAAGTGGTGGAAACAGAGAGCAGATAGCTAGAGATTCCTGCTGGCGAGTGCGGTAACCCCGGTAATATCTGCTGAGATTGCAGTGTATTTCACTGCAATCTACTTGAGGCTGACCGCAGAAAAGAATTTTGGATGAGGAAGCAAGAAATATCTTGGCTAATCGTAAATATTGCCGTATATTATACGATGATGAGCGAAAATATGCAGAAAGCTAGGTTCCTATCATCTTTCCTTCCCTCTTCAAAAAAAAGAAGCTTGGTTGTGTTGACTGGTGCAAGACAGACGGGGAAGACCACTCTCGCAAAGGCAAAGTATCCCGAACTGCGGTACGTAAACCTCGATGCACCCGAGAACCGTGAGATGCTCAGAAAGATTTCGACGCCAGCGTGGGCAGCGTCTGTGGGTAATGCCGTTCTCGACGAGGCGCAAAAGGAGCCCGTTGTATTTGAGAAGGTCAAGTATGCGTACGATGACAAAGGTATATCATTCTCCCTGATCTTGGGTTCAAGTCAAATCCTGCTGTTGAAAAAGATAAGGGAATCCTTGGCTGGTCGCGTAGCGATATTTGAGCTGTGGCCACTGCTCATGAGCGAAATCCATGCCGAGGACTATGCCAGAGAACTCAAGTCTCCGCTTCTTGACAGGTTGTTGACAGAAGAGAACGTTGAAGATGTTCTGAGGAAGGCTCCTCCTCTGTTTCTCGACAAGGAGGACAGCAGGGCACATGACGCCGAAGACTACATGCTCAGGTGGGGCGGTATGCCTGCGCTACTTACGCTATCAGGTGAAGAGAGATGGAAATGGCTTAGAGATTACGAATACACCTACCTCGAGAGGGATCTGTCAGACCTTACCAGACTCGACGACCTCGAACCTTTCACCAAGTTTCAAAGATTGTCTGCTCTCCGCTCGGGTAGGTTGCTCAACTATTCGGAGCTTGCCCGCGATGCCTCTGTGAGCGTTGACACCGCACGCAGGTACATGGAATATCTTCGGCTTTCTTATCAGATCACACTTCTTCAGCCATATTACAAGAACATTACGAGCTCAGTGATCAAGACACCGAAACTCTACTTGCTTGACGTCGGGCTTCTGAGGCAGTTGAGCGGCCAAAGAGGAGAGCTTTCCGGAGAGATTTACGAAACAATGGTTGTGAATGAGATATTCAAGTGGATAAAAACAGCTCAGAGGAACGTTGACATGTTTTTCTATAGAACTCGCTCGCGCCTTGAGCTCGACCTTCTATTGAAGAGTGAAAAGGGTTTTGTTGGCATAGAAATAAAGAGTCGAGATTCAGTTGTGCCCTCGGACATCAGAGCAATGAAGGAAATCGCATCTGCCCTCAAGAAAAGATGGCTCGGTGGGCTTGTAGTCTATCGGGGCGATGAAATAAGAAAGTTGTCGGAACCTATGATATGGGCTGTCCCATCGCGGCGATTGTTCATTTGAGGATTAACGAGTCGCCTCACCGCGCATAGAACTCAGGTCTTCTGTCCTTCAAAACGTGGTTGCCAGGGGTGAACCACTTGTCGCGGGAGTCCGTTGGATCGATTTCGAAAATGCCGACTTCTTCTCTCTTTGTTCCCGCTTTGATGAGGGGAGTGCCGGAGGGGTCTACCATCTGACTTCCGCCCGTGAACGTGAGCGTTTTTCCTGCCCGCTTCTCAGTCCCAGTCCTGTTTGCAGTGACGGCAAAGACTCTGTTTTCCAGGCATCTTGTCAACATCGCGGTCTGGCAGAATGGGAGGACAAGGTTTGCGGGATGGCAGACGACATCGGCTCCTTTTAGTGCGAGGGTTCTCATGGATTCCGGGAAGAGCCAGTCGAAACAAATGATGATGCCAAGCCTTGCAAGGCCAATGTTGAAGACTTGAAATCCTGTGTTTCCCGGACGAAACAGCTTCTTCTCATTCAGAAAGAGATGGACTTTCCGATAGCATCCGACAAAGCCTCTCGGGGACAGAAGAACTGCTGAATTGTAGAATGCAGGACCTGCCTTTTCGGCTATGCCAAAAACTATGTAGGCCACTTTGTCTTTCGCCAGTTTCGAAAGAAAGGCGGTCGTCTCCCCCTGAGGAATCTTCTCAGATAGACACCTGACTTCCTCCTTCGACGAAAACGAATACCCGGTTGCAAAGAGCTCAGGCAAAACAAATAGGTCACAGTCAGTTTTCTCGATGAGTTTCGCTGCACTCTCCAGATTTCGTGCTTTCTCTCCGAAGACGGGCTTCGTCTGAACAAATGCGACCTTCATTCTCGAACTCCTCTCATCGAAGGATGTTTCACCATGGCACTTTCCTGTATGCGCCCATACCGGGTCCCAGAAAGATTGCATTCATGAGAAGCCTCTCTGTACCGTGAAAGTATGCTCTGAAATGTGGTTCACCGGAGAAGAGAATTATTTGTCCGCGGCCAAATGGTTCTCTGGTCAAGTATGCAGTTTTCTGCCAGCGAGTTCTCGCCTCCGGCCAGAGCAATCCCGAAACTCTCAAGCTGTCGCTTTCCGCGAAACGTCCCACTGTCGCGATAGGCCTCTTTGAGAAAAATGCTTCTGATGAATAGACAATTGCGGGGACTCTCCTTGGCATTCCGGAGGAGAGCCAGTGTTCCCCGTCAAGATTGACTCTCATGATCGCTCCCCTGGGCATGAAGAGCCTTGAGTTCTCATCTTCCTCAATGAGCTTCTCGAGATCGCCTTTCCTGGGTTCGACAGATTTCTCCTCCTTCTTTTCCTCACCCTTTTCCGGCCTGGAAAAGTCCCAGACAAGAGTACTGTCTATTTCTACTTTCTCGCCTCTCAATTCCTTCTTCAATGCCTCCTCGAAATCGCCAAGCTCACTGAGGGCCTGCTCGCGGAGCCGCACCCTACTGAAATTCGATGACGTATCTGCCAGAAATGCAGATGCTGAAGAGAGTCCAATAAGCGTTCCGCCATCCTCAACCCATCCCTTCAGCTTCTTCAGGCCTGCTTCACCAAGAGCCCTCGTGTATTCCGCCCGGCCTCCCCATACCGAAGGAAGGATAATGCAGTTATATTTCCCGAAGTCGAACTCCCTCATTCTTGCAGCATCAAGTGAGGAGAAGCGGACCTTATAAACTCTGTCGAGGAGATACCACAACGCGCCGTAGCTTGTGAAGTCAACCGGATTCCCGGAAAGCACGGCTATTCTCGGCAGCTCGAGCTGCCGGAACCTGTCACCCCCGAGGTCGGGCCCCTCGTCTGACAGAGCAGTGTTCACGCCGGAAATCTTGACTCTGGTCTTCGCACTCACCGTCTTTGCAATTTCGACAAGCGATTCCTTGTTGTCCTTTCTTCTCAGGAGGAAGCTTCCCCTCGAAAAAGAGGTTCCCTCGATTTTGAAGGGCTCAACGGAAGCCCAAATCTTGCAGCCCTCCTCAAGAAAGTCGGAGACGGCATGGATAGCGTTGTCTGAGGAGCAATCAAACACAAATCCATATGCGGGGTTTTCATTCAAAACGCTGCCCGGGGACGGCTCTTTCTCTACGAATGGAGTTGCTTTGACTGTCTCAAGTCTGCCGACCGTGTAGCAGTCCACATTGTAGGCCATGGGCAGTGACCATGCAGTAGTCTCATAGATTTTTGTCTCTCCCCTTTTCTCCAGCTCTGCCCTCTCTTGCTTCAGGAACGAGTCGTTCATCCTGGGATCAAAATCGAGTATGGCCTGGATAAGAGGTCTCAAGGGTTGATTGAGAAATATGATGAAGCTCCCCCTGGGAAACGTTTTCTCCCCTGATCTCTCTCCCCAGAAGCTCCGGACTTCTCTGCCGGAAAAAGAGTCACTTGCAACCTGAATCTCCACTCCCTGGAAAGCCAGAGTCTTCGCAAGCTCATAGGACCTTGTTTCGCTTTCTCCGGGAACGATGCAGTAGGCCTTAGACGAACCCTTGCTGAGCTCGAGAGCTGCCTTCTTCCCGGAGTAGAAGTCTTTCAGGAGCTCTTTTCTGTTCTTTGCTGCGGTTGTGAGGTTTGCAATTGAGCTCGTAATGTGATGATGGACGGCTTCCCGGTATGTGAGAATGCTCCCGTCGGGCCGCTTCACAAGCGAGCCCTGGACGCCAGCCTGCTCGTAGAGAATTCCGACTGCGCCGGTATAGCAGGACCATGAGCTCGCGTATCCAGGAAACCAGAGTTCGGACCATTCTCTTGTGTAGTAGCTCCATCCGTAGCGGTCGAATGCTCTCGCCTGATCTTTTGCAAAAACTTTCCACCACTTCTTCAAATTGTCGGTCATGTTCGGATTGAACGGTTCTCTCGGTGGAGAAAAGAGGTATGAGCCAAATTCACCCATCTCGTGGGAATCAACGAGCAATTGCGGATTCCACTTTCTGACGGCTGCCACCTGCCCTCTGATTTCCGGCGTGACAAGGATGAACCAGTCTCTGTTCAAGTCAAAAAGATAATGGTTTCCTCTTCCGTATGGCCAGAAGCCCCCATGTTCCAGACTCTGATTGTCCGGGTTGGGAAATGTGCTCGAGAACGATTCAATCTGCGAGAGGAATCGCTCTCTTCCGTCGGGGTTCTGGAGAGGGTTGACGATCACCACCAGCTCCCGTCTCAAAGCGTTCGTCAACGAGTCAATGCCCGCTGCAAGCTGGTAGGCAACTTGAATTGCCGCATCCGTGCTCGAAAGCTCATCGCCATGGACACTGTAAGCAAGCCATACAACGGAGGGCGTGTTCTCGGAAATCGATGCGGCTTGTGAATCCGAGATTGTCCTGGGGTCGGAAAGCTTGCCGATAGATTTCTTTATCTCATCAATTCTCTGCATGTTTTCTTCTGAACTGATGACGAGATAGAAAAGGGATCTACCCTCAAAGGTTTTTCCGTACTCCTCAAACTGGACTCTTCTTGTAAAAGCTGCAAGCGCCTTGAAATACGATTGCACTTCTACCCAGTGCGCAGGTTTCGCGGCAACTTCATAGCCCAGGAAGGACTGAGGAGTCGGGACAGCGGGGTCGTAGATCCCTCCCGGATGGAATGGGGTAAGAGTCTCAGCAAAAGACGGAAGAATACCGATGGACGTGAACAGCACGAGAAAGCCGACCGCAGAAAAGATTCTCCTGGCTTTCATGCTCAAAACTCTCCTTTCTCTGTTTAGGAAACTGCATCCGCTTCTCCACTACAAACGGCGGAACTACCTTTGTGCATGGGCAGAGTTGCAGACTCCCATTTACCAGAGTCTTGCCTATCGGTCAAAACAAATCACCCTCGTCGGGTGAGGCAGGGAAAGGCCCCTTTTTGCCTCTTGACACAAACTTTCACTTTATACGATAGTTTCACTTGTCCATGAAAACGACATATTCCATGCAGAATCCTGAAGAGAGAGCTGCGAAGTTTGAAGCCGAGCTTGTGCAAACATTGCCCAACCTCTTGCCTTCGCTGAGGATCTCGCGCATCCGACGCCAACAGCGCATTGGTCCACTGGATGTTGACTTGGTCCTTGATGTATCGACCCCGCTTGGTCGACGGCGGCGAATCTATGTGGAAATCAAACTGGCTGCCACGCCGAGTCGCATCAGGGAGGGGCTGCGGCAGTTCAAAGCCCTTATTCCTAACCAGAGACATGCATATCCGGTGCTAGCTTCAACCTTCCTCGGGCCTCGTGCTCGAGAAATCTGTCGGGAAGAAGGATTCGGCTACTTAGACCTTGCCGGAAACTGTTTTCTTCAATTCGAAGATCTGTATTTGGAAAGAATCGTGGACAAGAATCCGTTCCCGCGGCCTGGGCGGCCCTCATCGTTGTTCACACCTGTCTCAAGCCGCATTCTTCGAGCCCTCCTCGAAGAACCCGTGCGTACTTGGAAAGTGGGTGAGTTGGCGCAAGCCGCACAGGTCAGCCTTGGCCAAACGTCCAATGTCTGCCGTCGCCTTCTGGGAGAGGACTATGTTGTGAAATTTCAAGGTCGCATCCAATCGAACCAAGCTGGCAAGTTATTGGATGCCTGGCGTGAACAATACACGCTCGCAAAGAATACTCAGGTGGCCTACTATAGTTTTGAGCGTGAACCAGAGCAGCTCATGGCCCGCTTGGCGGCCACTGCCGATCCTCGGCAGTGGCGGTACGCGGTCACCTCTTTTGCGGCAGCATTTCTTGTGGCTCCATTTGTACGTGGCATCGGGACTGTTGCATGGTATGTGGATGGCGCAGCAACTATCGATACATGGGTTAAAGCATTGGACCTCCGACCTGCAGAGGCTGGGCCGAATGTGATTCTGCTAGTCCCCTACGATGTTGGGGTGTTTTATCGAACTCAATCCGTGAACAGTATTGCATTGGTCGGGAACGTGCAACTCTACCTGGATCTTTACGGTGATCCGGGCAGGGGAAGAGAACAAGCTGAGTTCCTTCGGAAAGAGAAGTTGGGTTTTTGATATGCGTCCCGAGCGAACCACACAGGTGTATAGTACCGGAATTACCGCCGCCTCGAAAAGCGCCCTCTTGGAAATAATGACGGCACTTCGTGCGTACCATGACGCCTTAGTATTGGTAGGTGGTTGGGTACCTTACTTCCTTTTGGAGGAACATCGTCCCCCAGGCGATTCTTTTGTCCACGTCGGTTCCATTGACATTGATCTGGCAGTGGATCCAGCACAACTAAGCGAGTCTCAATACGCAACAATTGTTCAGCTCTTGAGAGAAAGAGGCTACGAGCCGGCACCTGATCGACTTGGAGATCGAATTCCGAACAGCTTTGACCGGACAATTGTTTCTCCGATTGATAGAAAGTCGTACACAATCAGAGTTGATTTCCTGACGCACTGGGATGACCCAAGACCAGGTGAGCATCGTCACCTTCCAGTTCAAGATGGCCTTCTGGCACGCAAGACGAGAGGATGCGAAACGGCATTTCAACACATGACAACCTTTGACCTGTCGGGCACTCTGCCTGGAGGAGGCGAAATCACCGTACCCATAACGATTGCCGATGTTGTTGGTTGTCTCACCATGAAAGGAATTGTTCTCGGGGAACGCTATCGAGAGAAGGATGCCTACGATATTTATGCAGTGGTCGCTCATTACAAACAAGGTCCGCGAGACGTGGCGACCGCCCTGAGACCCTGTCTTTCTGAACCACTCGTCAAAGAGGCCATCGCAAGGATTCACACCGCATTTTCCACGCGCGAGTCGAATGGCCCCGCCTGGGTGGCAACTTTTCTCGGACCAGCCTCCCCAACCGACAGGCACAGATTGATCACAGACGCTTTTATGACGATCCATGAACTTGATGTGCTCCTGTTCAACGAGCAAGTGTCCGCTAGACCAATCCCCGACGGGCGTTCGAGCACACCACAGGAGGAGATTCTGAGGTGGAAAGGCAGAACAGTAACGGTAGTTACCAGGGGCAAAAAGCTGGGTTCTACAAAACCGCTTAGCGAAAAGTACCGTGCCTCTCATGAGTGTAGGGTCGAAGAGTGTACTCCTCATTATGTTCGTCTTTTTGATCTAGCTACAAACGAGTATGCCAGTGAACCGCTTGGGAACGTTTCAATCACTACGGATGAGGCAAAGCACAGACTGATGCTTGTCGTTCGGGAAAGGTAAGCGATAAGGTCGATGACCAAGAGTCGAACAGGTCTTTTCAGAAAGAACAACGGGGCCAATCTCGGGTTTGAGGAAAGACTCTGGCAGGCTGCAGACAAACTGCGCAGCAACATGGACGCTGCCGAGTATAAGCATGTTGTTCTCGGACTCATCTTTCTGAAGTACATTTCAGACGCATTCGAGGAACACCGCAGCAAGCTCGTCAGTGAAAAGAAGCTCGGGGCCAATCCAGAAGACCCGGATGAGTACCGTGCTTTCACCATCTTTTGGGTGCCAAAGGAAGCCCGCTGGTCGTATCTCCAGGCCAACGCCAAGCAACCCGCAATCGGTAAGCTCATTGATGATGCGATGGTCGCCATCGAGCGCGATAACAAAAATCTTAGGGGGGTACTTCCAAGAGACTACGCCCGTCCCGCCCTCGACAAGCAGCGCCTCGGCGAGCTCATCGACCTCGTCGGCACCATAGGCCTCGGCGACGCCGAGAACCGCTCAAAGGATATCCTCGGTCGCGTCTACGAATACTTCCTTGGACAGTTTGCAAGCGCCGAGGGCAAGAAAGGCGGCCAGTTTTACACGCCACGATGCGTTGTCGGTGTGTTGGTCGAGATGCTCACGCCTTACAAGGGACGCGTCTATGACCCGTGCTGCGGCTCCGGTGGGATGTTTGTCCAGAGCGAAAAGTTCATCAAGGAACACGGCGGCAGGGTGGGGGACATCAGCATCTACGGCCAGGAGTCGAATTCCACCACGTGGCGGCTGGCCAAGATGAACCTTGCCATCCGGGGCATTGACGCAAACCTCGGCCCGGAGCACGGCGACAGCTTCCACCGCGACCTGCACCCGGACCTCAAGGCCGATTACGTTCTGGCAAACCCATTCTTCAACGATAGCAACTGGGGCGGCGAGCGCCTGCGCGAAGACAAACGCTGGAAGTTCGGCGTCCCGCCCACGGGCAATGCCAATTTCGCTTGGGTGCAACACTTCATCCACCACTTGAGCCCAACAGGTCTTGCCGGATTCGTGCTCGCCAACGGGAGCATGTCCTCCAGCCAATCCGGCGAAGGCGAAATCCGCAAAGCCGTAATCGAAGCCGACCTTGTGGACTGCATGATCGCCCTGCCCGGACAGCTTTTCTACAACACTCAGATCCCGGCCTGTCTGTGGTTCATCGCCCGCGATAAGTCAGGGAAGTCTACCTCGCCTCGCTTGCGGGGAAAGGGTGGGGGTGAGGGGTTTCGCGACAGACGTGGGCGGGTACTCTTCATCGATACCCGCAAGTTGGGCACGATGATTGACCGCACTCACGGCGAATTGACCAAGGAGAACATCACTAACATCGCAGGCACCTACCATGCCTGGCGTGGACGTCGTTCTCCCTCTCCCTCAGGGGGAGAGGGTAGCGGTGAGGGTGGATACAGGGACATTCCCGGCTTCTGCAAGAGCGCCACGCTGGAAGAGATCCGCAAGCACAGCCATGTGCTCACGCCGGGGCGCTACGTCGGTGCAGAGGCCGCCCAGGAGGATGACGAACCATTCGAAGATAAGATGAAGCGGCTCACCGCGACACTCAGAGAACAGAAGCGGGAAGCTACAAAACTCGACGCAGCAATCTGGGACAACCTGAAGAAGTTGGGCTTTGGAGAGTGAGATATGCTTTATCTGCCAGCCTGCGACCTGCGGAGGTCGCCAGCCGCGGTAGGATGGGGAGTTGTCCATGACCGGGAAAACTAAGAAGATTTCGTTCTTGATTGACAGGAACGAGTTCAAATTGATTGAAGAATCGTGCCTCTTTGGCGCGAGCGCCGAACGTAACCTGAAGAGGGCGGTGAAAGAAGCAGACAAATATCGAATCGAATTCTCATATCGGGAGCTCGATGATTTAGCCGGATACATTGCCCACTGC of Candidatus Eisenbacteria bacterium contains these proteins:
- a CDS encoding type IV toxin-antitoxin system AbiEi family antitoxin; the encoded protein is MKTTYSMQNPEERAAKFEAELVQTLPNLLPSLRISRIRRQQRIGPLDVDLVLDVSTPLGRRRRIYVEIKLAATPSRIREGLRQFKALIPNQRHAYPVLASTFLGPRAREICREEGFGYLDLAGNCFLQFEDLYLERIVDKNPFPRPGRPSSLFTPVSSRILRALLEEPVRTWKVGELAQAAQVSLGQTSNVCRRLLGEDYVVKFQGRIQSNQAGKLLDAWREQYTLAKNTQVAYYSFEREPEQLMARLAATADPRQWRYAVTSFAAAFLVAPFVRGIGTVAWYVDGAATIDTWVKALDLRPAEAGPNVILLVPYDVGVFYRTQSVNSIALVGNVQLYLDLYGDPGRGREQAEFLRKEKLGF
- a CDS encoding ATP-binding protein, whose product is MLTGARQTGKTTLAKAKYPELRYVNLDAPENREMLRKISTPAWAASVGNAVLDEAQKEPVVFEKVKYAYDDKGISFSLILGSSQILLLKKIRESLAGRVAIFELWPLLMSEIHAEDYARELKSPLLDRLLTEENVEDVLRKAPPLFLDKEDSRAHDAEDYMLRWGGMPALLTLSGEERWKWLRDYEYTYLERDLSDLTRLDDLEPFTKFQRLSALRSGRLLNYSELARDASVSVDTARRYMEYLRLSYQITLLQPYYKNITSSVIKTPKLYLLDVGLLRQLSGQRGELSGEIYETMVVNEIFKWIKTAQRNVDMFFYRTRSRLELDLLLKSEKGFVGIEIKSRDSVVPSDIRAMKEIASALKKRWLGGLVVYRGDEIRKLSEPMIWAVPSRRLFI
- a CDS encoding class I SAM-dependent DNA methyltransferase, which produces MTKSRTGLFRKNNGANLGFEERLWQAADKLRSNMDAAEYKHVVLGLIFLKYISDAFEEHRSKLVSEKKLGANPEDPDEYRAFTIFWVPKEARWSYLQANAKQPAIGKLIDDAMVAIERDNKNLRGVLPRDYARPALDKQRLGELIDLVGTIGLGDAENRSKDILGRVYEYFLGQFASAEGKKGGQFYTPRCVVGVLVEMLTPYKGRVYDPCCGSGGMFVQSEKFIKEHGGRVGDISIYGQESNSTTWRLAKMNLAIRGIDANLGPEHGDSFHRDLHPDLKADYVLANPFFNDSNWGGERLREDKRWKFGVPPTGNANFAWVQHFIHHLSPTGLAGFVLANGSMSSSQSGEGEIRKAVIEADLVDCMIALPGQLFYNTQIPACLWFIARDKSGKSTSPRLRGKGGGEGFRDRRGRVLFIDTRKLGTMIDRTHGELTKENITNIAGTYHAWRGRRSPSPSGGEGSGEGGYRDIPGFCKSATLEEIRKHSHVLTPGRYVGAEAAQEDDEPFEDKMKRLTATLREQKREATKLDAAIWDNLKKLGFGE
- a CDS encoding nitrilase-related carbon-nitrogen hydrolase, which translates into the protein MKVAFVQTKPVFGEKARNLESAAKLIEKTDCDLFVLPELFATGYSFSSKEEVRCLSEKIPQGETTAFLSKLAKDKVAYIVFGIAEKAGPAFYNSAVLLSPRGFVGCYRKVHLFLNEKKLFRPGNTGFQVFNIGLARLGIIICFDWLFPESMRTLALKGADVVCHPANLVLPFCQTAMLTRCLENRVFAVTANRTGTEKRAGKTLTFTGGSQMVDPSGTPLIKAGTKREEVGIFEIDPTDSRDKWFTPGNHVLKDRRPEFYAR
- a CDS encoding M14 family metallopeptidase, with protein sequence MKARRIFSAVGFLVLFTSIGILPSFAETLTPFHPGGIYDPAVPTPQSFLGYEVAAKPAHWVEVQSYFKALAAFTRRVQFEEYGKTFEGRSLFYLVISSEENMQRIDEIKKSIGKLSDPRTISDSQAASISENTPSVVWLAYSVHGDELSSTDAAIQVAYQLAAGIDSLTNALRRELVVIVNPLQNPDGRERFLSQIESFSSTFPNPDNQSLEHGGFWPYGRGNHYLFDLNRDWFILVTPEIRGQVAAVRKWNPQLLVDSHEMGEFGSYLFSPPREPFNPNMTDNLKKWWKVFAKDQARAFDRYGWSYYTREWSELWFPGYASSWSCYTGAVGILYEQAGVQGSLVKRPDGSILTYREAVHHHITSSIANLTTAAKNRKELLKDFYSGKKAALELSKGSSKAYCIVPGESETRSYELAKTLAFQGVEIQVASDSFSGREVRSFWGERSGEKTFPRGSFIIFLNQPLRPLIQAILDFDPRMNDSFLKQERAELEKRGETKIYETTAWSLPMAYNVDCYTVGRLETVKATPFVEKEPSPGSVLNENPAYGFVFDCSSDNAIHAVSDFLEEGCKIWASVEPFKIEGTSFSRGSFLLRRKDNKESLVEIAKTVSAKTRVKISGVNTALSDEGPDLGGDRFRQLELPRIAVLSGNPVDFTSYGALWYLLDRVYKVRFSSLDAARMREFDFGKYNCIILPSVWGGRAEYTRALGEAGLKKLKGWVEDGGTLIGLSSASAFLADTSSNFSRVRLREQALSELGDFEEALKKELRGEKVEIDSTLVWDFSRPEKGEEKKEEKSVEPRKGDLEKLIEEDENSRLFMPRGAIMRVNLDGEHWLSSGMPRRVPAIVYSSEAFFSKRPIATVGRFAESDSLRVSGLLWPEARTRWQKTAYLTREPFGRGQIILFSGEPHFRAYFHGTERLLMNAIFLGPGMGAYRKVPW